A region from the Clostridium beijerinckii genome encodes:
- the pflA gene encoding pyruvate formate lyase-activating protein has translation MIKGRVHSIESMGLVDGPGIRVVVFLQGCALRCKFCHNPDTWTSNGGEEYTPEDLVKKIERFKTYFASSGGGVTFSGGDPLRQPEFLLEALKLCKNKGINTCIDTSGYGFGDYDEILKYTDLVLFDVKHFTREGYKNVTGMEIDESLKFLEAMKKNNTKMWIRHVVAPGLTDGEDHLKKLKEYIDTIPNVEKVELLPYHVLGVNKYKVLGINYPLDGVNAMDKELIKKYQEEIFN, from the coding sequence ATGATTAAAGGAAGAGTTCATTCAATAGAATCAATGGGCCTTGTAGATGGTCCTGGAATAAGAGTGGTAGTATTTCTTCAAGGATGTGCACTAAGATGCAAGTTTTGTCATAATCCTGATACTTGGACATCTAATGGAGGGGAAGAGTATACTCCGGAAGATTTGGTAAAAAAAATAGAAAGATTTAAAACTTATTTTGCAAGTAGTGGAGGCGGAGTTACATTTTCTGGCGGAGATCCTTTAAGGCAACCAGAATTTCTTCTTGAAGCACTAAAGTTATGTAAAAACAAAGGAATAAATACATGCATTGATACATCAGGATATGGATTTGGAGATTATGATGAAATATTAAAATATACAGATTTAGTATTGTTTGATGTAAAACATTTTACTCGTGAGGGGTATAAAAATGTTACCGGTATGGAAATCGATGAATCTTTAAAGTTTTTAGAAGCAATGAAGAAGAATAATACTAAGATGTGGATAAGACATGTTGTGGCACCCGGGTTAACAGATGGAGAAGATCATCTAAAAAAACTTAAGGAATATATAGATACAATACCAAATGTTGAAAAGGTAGAATTATTACCTTATCATGTTTTAGGCGTAAATAAATATAAAGTTTTAGGGATTAACTATCCACTAGATGGAGTAAATGCTATGGATAAAGAACTTATAAAGAAGTATCAAGAAGAGATATTCAATTAA
- a CDS encoding L-lactate dehydrogenase, translating to MVERRRKVSIIGAGFVGATTAFALMNSGVATEICLFDINMDKAMGEVMDLVHGTSFVKPVNIYAGNIEETKDSDIVIITAGAAQREGETRLDLIEKNYNIFKSFVPQIAAASPNAILLVVSNPCDVLAYITYKLSGFPSERVIASGTVLDTSRLKYVIGKYFNVNNNNVHAYVLGEHGDSEVVSWSTASIAGESFDEYAKKFNLEWDNEVKAVIESDVKNAAYEIISKKNATYFAVALAVNRIVEAILRDENTILTVSCLIQGEYGIDDVYLAVPTILNSTGVVRIVNPIINDEEELKKLQESANVLKGYIKKVIKK from the coding sequence ATGGTAGAAAGAAGACGTAAAGTATCTATAATAGGGGCAGGGTTTGTAGGAGCAACAACAGCATTTGCTTTAATGAATAGTGGTGTAGCTACAGAAATATGTTTATTTGATATAAATATGGATAAGGCAATGGGAGAAGTTATGGATTTGGTTCATGGCACATCTTTTGTAAAACCAGTTAATATCTATGCAGGTAATATTGAAGAAACTAAGGATTCAGATATTGTTATAATAACAGCTGGAGCAGCACAAAGAGAAGGGGAAACTAGATTAGATCTAATTGAAAAAAATTATAATATATTTAAAAGTTTTGTTCCACAAATTGCGGCAGCAAGTCCAAATGCAATTTTATTAGTTGTATCAAATCCATGTGATGTATTAGCATATATAACATATAAATTATCAGGATTTCCAAGTGAAAGAGTTATTGCATCAGGTACTGTATTAGATACATCAAGATTAAAATATGTTATTGGTAAGTACTTTAATGTAAATAACAATAATGTTCACGCATATGTTTTAGGAGAACATGGTGATAGTGAAGTCGTAAGTTGGAGTACTGCAAGTATAGCGGGAGAAAGCTTTGATGAATATGCAAAGAAGTTTAACTTAGAATGGGATAATGAGGTAAAAGCAGTAATTGAAAGCGATGTTAAAAATGCTGCTTACGAAATAATAAGTAAAAAAAATGCAACTTATTTTGCAGTAGCATTAGCAGTAAATAGAATAGTAGAAGCTATATTAAGAGATGAAAATACTATTTTAACTGTATCTTGCTTAATTCAAGGAGAATATGGAATTGACGATGTTTATTTAGCAGTTCCAACTATTCTTAATAGTACAGGGGTTGTAAGAATTGTTAATCCAATAATAAATGATGAAGAAGAGTTGAAAAAATTACAAGAATCAGCTAATGTATTAAAGGGTTATATCAAAAAAGTTATTAAGAAATAA
- a CDS encoding rubredoxin, with product MKKYVCEVCGYIYDPEVGDSDDGINPGVDFDDLPDYWVCPICSFNKDNFSIEI from the coding sequence ATGAAAAAGTATGTTTGTGAAGTATGTGGGTATATTTATGATCCTGAAGTTGGAGATTCTGATGATGGCATTAATCCAGGTGTAGATTTTGACGATTTACCAGATTATTGGGTCTGTCCTATATGTTCTTTTAACAAAGATAATTTTTCGATTGAAATTTAA
- a CDS encoding exopolysaccharide biosynthesis protein — MNTNKNNRNINQKSKSKLKKGKKKAKRFSTLTLMSFFIFEFLFTACTFPFMLLYGPFENSKSTYVGAAMTSMNHQYLAKWFLSDEKISEIMGQNSTETTDETTNTSQIEIPKIKDDTIELNEIDNDKYKGYYLVIKDSTRVKIGYTSKLKVEGETTSQIAENNEAIAAVNGGGFTDQSSNALWTGNGGFPIGLIMNGGEVKYNDLGKSGEADLLGITKEGVMLVGKYSVEKLQELGVQEALSFGPSLVINGKMTAMSGDGGWGIAPRTIIGQRKDSAIILLVIDGRGTSSLGATLKEAQEVIYKLGAINAMNLDGGKSTTMYYDGDIINTPSNSMGERSIPTAIIVK, encoded by the coding sequence ATGAATACAAATAAAAATAATAGAAATATAAATCAAAAATCAAAATCTAAATTAAAAAAAGGTAAGAAAAAGGCGAAAAGATTTTCGACTTTAACTTTAATGTCTTTTTTTATATTTGAATTTCTTTTTACAGCATGCACATTTCCATTTATGCTTTTATATGGACCATTTGAAAATTCAAAAAGTACATATGTTGGAGCTGCAATGACTTCAATGAATCATCAATATTTAGCAAAGTGGTTTTTATCAGATGAAAAGATATCAGAAATAATGGGACAAAATTCAACTGAAACTACGGATGAAACAACTAATACATCTCAAATTGAAATTCCAAAGATTAAGGATGATACTATAGAATTAAATGAGATTGATAATGACAAATATAAAGGTTATTACCTTGTGATAAAGGATTCAACAAGAGTTAAAATTGGATATACGTCTAAGTTAAAGGTAGAAGGTGAAACGACATCTCAAATTGCTGAAAATAATGAAGCTATTGCTGCTGTTAATGGTGGTGGATTTACAGATCAATCATCAAATGCTTTATGGACAGGAAATGGAGGATTCCCAATAGGTCTTATAATGAATGGAGGAGAAGTTAAATACAATGATTTGGGAAAAAGTGGTGAAGCTGATTTGCTTGGAATAACAAAAGAAGGCGTAATGCTTGTCGGTAAATATTCTGTAGAAAAACTTCAAGAACTTGGAGTTCAAGAGGCTTTAAGTTTTGGACCATCATTAGTTATTAACGGAAAAATGACAGCTATGAGTGGAGATGGGGGCTGGGGTATAGCTCCAAGAACCATAATAGGTCAAAGAAAAGATAGTGCAATAATTCTTTTAGTTATCGATGGTAGAGGAACAAGTAGTCTTGGAGCTACGTTAAAAGAAGCACAAGAAGTTATATATAAACTTGGTGCCATTAATGCAATGAATTTAGATGGTGGAAAATCAACAACAATGTATTATGATGGAGATATTATTAATACACCATCAAATAGTATGGGTGAAAGATCTATTCCAACAGCAATTATTGTTAAGTAA
- a CDS encoding dipeptidyl-peptidase IV — MKVSKKIIAWAILSIVLQVGGLYVLDNFVFKHSSDFQSKKIEIQKDKTKDINATIPTDAEAINVSYDGKYLTYNENNNLYMQDTKTGTNTQITTENEGEILYYKWLSDRDRLIIAKKVKSEGEYKIQLVTYSPQNASETFVSNICTYQKDMEVKKVSESTITGVYYVDIYKGGLKNTVYRIDINDTLTRVSLQTNVLGNMQVIPHEDRLIYEDKVNGKFFVTSPNKQLVFNSNKKLTLLGIDRKDVVYIGELNGDKIASIVYGKVSEDTSTWKKITLDSVVNSDDLYFSNESEILINDNLKGSVKNLTNGNEVEYEGKLIQIKEDFIVTTDSSGKLVYKNLKSENK; from the coding sequence ATGAAAGTGTCTAAGAAGATAATTGCGTGGGCAATATTATCTATAGTATTACAAGTTGGTGGATTATATGTTTTAGATAACTTTGTATTTAAACATTCATCAGACTTTCAAAGTAAAAAGATAGAAATTCAAAAGGATAAGACAAAAGATATTAATGCAACTATTCCAACTGATGCTGAAGCAATAAATGTATCTTATGATGGAAAATATTTAACTTATAATGAAAATAATAATTTATATATGCAAGATACTAAAACGGGTACTAACACTCAAATAACGACAGAAAATGAAGGCGAAATTCTTTACTATAAATGGTTATCAGATAGAGATAGGCTTATAATAGCTAAAAAGGTTAAAAGTGAAGGGGAATATAAAATTCAACTTGTAACATATAGCCCTCAGAATGCTTCTGAAACATTTGTTAGCAATATATGTACATACCAAAAAGACATGGAAGTTAAAAAAGTAAGTGAATCTACTATTACAGGTGTATATTATGTAGATATTTATAAAGGTGGACTAAAAAATACAGTTTATAGAATAGATATAAATGATACTTTAACTAGGGTTTCACTTCAAACTAATGTTTTAGGAAATATGCAAGTAATACCCCATGAAGATAGACTGATTTATGAAGATAAAGTAAATGGTAAGTTCTTTGTTACAAGTCCTAATAAACAATTAGTATTTAATTCTAATAAAAAATTAACGCTTTTAGGGATTGATAGAAAAGATGTAGTATATATTGGTGAACTTAATGGAGATAAGATAGCAAGTATAGTTTACGGTAAAGTTAGTGAAGATACATCAACTTGGAAGAAAATAACTCTTGATTCAGTTGTAAATAGTGATGATTTATACTTTAGTAATGAAAGCGAAATACTAATTAATGATAATCTTAAAGGTAGTGTTAAGAACTTAACTAATGGAAATGAAGTTGAATATGAAGGAAAACTTATTCAAATTAAAGAAGATTTTATAGTTACTACAGATAGCAGTGGAAAATTAGTTTATAAAAATTTAAAATCAGAAAATAAATAA
- a CDS encoding 3'-5' exonuclease, which produces MKLLFFDTETTSIKPGSICQLSYITVDAGVKPQITTGKNFFFAVDEMDPSAQEIHGFSLEKLYELSNGQYFEDLVPEFIDDFTNSDFLIGHNVNFDIRFLKHELLSLGEDFTPKNAFCTMAYYRDICKIPKANGEIKNPKLAEVIDWLNISTDQIVQTSEKLFEGSGNYHDARFDTAATYLTVIEGLKKGHFPKGYFTNIFNSKK; this is translated from the coding sequence ATGAAATTATTATTTTTTGATACAGAGACCACCAGTATAAAACCCGGTAGCATATGTCAATTAAGTTACATAACTGTTGACGCTGGAGTAAAACCTCAAATAACTACAGGTAAAAACTTTTTCTTTGCAGTTGATGAAATGGATCCTTCTGCTCAAGAAATTCATGGTTTTTCATTAGAAAAACTTTATGAATTATCTAACGGACAATATTTTGAAGATTTAGTTCCAGAATTCATTGACGATTTCACCAATTCTGATTTCTTAATTGGACACAATGTTAATTTTGATATTAGATTTTTAAAACATGAATTATTATCCTTAGGAGAAGATTTTACTCCCAAAAATGCTTTCTGCACTATGGCTTATTACAGAGACATATGTAAAATTCCAAAAGCTAATGGAGAAATTAAAAACCCAAAATTGGCTGAAGTAATAGATTGGCTTAATATTTCAACTGATCAAATTGTTCAAACATCTGAAAAGTTATTTGAAGGTAGTGGAAATTATCACGATGCACGATTTGATACAGCGGCAACTTATTTAACTGTTATAGAGGGCTTAAAAAAGGGTCATTTCCCTAAAGGATACTTTACAAATATTTTTAATTCTAAAAAATAA
- a CDS encoding formate acetyltransferase, producing the protein MFKQWDGFKDGTWQEGIDVRNFIQKNYKLYEGNSNFLEDKTEKTDKVWKKAYELIVEEVKKGIIDVATDVVSGIDNYAPGYIDKDNEVIVGLQTDAPLKRIVNPFGGLRMVQSSLKEYGYTLNSDIEKYFPQYRKTHNEGVFDAYTKEIRAARSAGLLTGLPDAYGRGRIVGDYRRVALYGIDYLIEEKKRDLDNLTGDMLDELVRKREEVNEQIRALSAIKSMAAGYGVDISAPAENAKEAVQALYFGYLAGIKENNGAATSFGRTSTFLDIYIERDLEAGLINEKEAQELVDQLIIKLRLVRHLRTPEYNELFGGDPTWVTESIGGMGINGKALVTKNSYRYLHTLINLGTSAEPNLTVLWSDKLPENFKKYCAEISIKTDAIQYENDEVMRPLYGDDYTIACCVSAMKVGKQMQFFGARANVAKSLLYAINGGIDELKGIKVVPNIPKLTDEEVLDYAKVKANYDKVLEYVAKIYVDTMNIIHCMHDKYAYEASQMALHDTTVERLMAFGIAGLSVAIDSLSAIKFAKVKPIRNEAGIAINFEVEGEFPKYGNDDDKADDLGVALVTKFSNELKKHPLYRNAKHTLSALTITSNVMYGKKTGTTPDGRKKGEPLAPGANPMHGRDINGALASLNSVAKIPYNEICQDGVSNTFSIVPEALGKNEEQKINNLVAILDGYFVQGAHHLNVNVLNRQTLIDAMENPDKYPTLTIRVSGYAVNFSRLSKEQQLEVISRTFHESI; encoded by the coding sequence ATGTTTAAACAATGGGATGGCTTTAAAGATGGAACTTGGCAAGAAGGTATAGATGTAAGAAACTTTATACAAAAAAATTATAAATTATATGAAGGTAATTCAAACTTCCTTGAAGATAAAACTGAAAAGACAGATAAGGTATGGAAAAAAGCATATGAATTAATAGTTGAAGAAGTTAAAAAGGGGATTATTGATGTAGCTACTGACGTAGTATCAGGAATTGATAATTATGCCCCAGGATATATAGATAAAGATAACGAAGTAATAGTTGGACTTCAAACAGATGCGCCACTTAAGAGAATTGTAAATCCATTTGGTGGACTTAGAATGGTTCAAAGTTCATTAAAAGAATATGGATATACACTTAATTCGGACATAGAAAAGTATTTTCCACAATATAGAAAGACTCATAATGAAGGGGTATTTGATGCTTATACAAAGGAAATCAGAGCTGCAAGAAGTGCAGGACTTTTAACTGGGCTTCCAGATGCTTATGGTAGAGGCAGAATAGTAGGCGACTATAGAAGAGTTGCACTTTATGGTATTGATTATTTAATAGAAGAAAAGAAAAGAGATCTTGATAATTTAACTGGTGATATGCTTGATGAATTAGTAAGAAAAAGAGAAGAAGTTAATGAACAAATAAGAGCATTATCGGCTATAAAATCAATGGCTGCTGGATATGGAGTTGATATTTCTGCGCCAGCTGAAAATGCTAAAGAAGCAGTACAAGCTTTATACTTTGGATATTTAGCAGGTATTAAAGAAAATAATGGAGCAGCAACATCATTTGGAAGAACTTCTACTTTCTTAGATATATATATTGAAAGAGATTTAGAAGCAGGATTAATAAATGAAAAAGAAGCCCAAGAATTAGTTGACCAACTTATAATAAAATTGAGGTTAGTTAGACATTTAAGAACTCCAGAATATAATGAATTATTTGGTGGAGATCCAACTTGGGTAACTGAATCAATTGGAGGCATGGGTATCAATGGCAAAGCACTTGTAACAAAGAATTCATATAGATATCTTCATACTTTAATAAATTTAGGGACATCAGCAGAACCTAATCTTACAGTTTTATGGTCAGATAAATTGCCTGAAAACTTTAAGAAGTATTGTGCAGAAATCTCAATAAAGACAGATGCTATCCAATATGAAAATGATGAAGTTATGAGACCACTTTATGGAGATGATTATACTATAGCTTGCTGTGTATCTGCTATGAAGGTTGGTAAGCAAATGCAATTCTTTGGAGCTAGAGCTAATGTAGCAAAATCATTATTATATGCTATAAACGGTGGAATAGATGAATTAAAGGGTATAAAAGTAGTACCAAACATTCCAAAGCTTACAGATGAAGAAGTTCTTGACTATGCTAAGGTTAAAGCAAATTATGATAAGGTATTAGAATATGTTGCTAAAATCTATGTAGATACAATGAACATTATTCACTGCATGCATGATAAATATGCTTATGAAGCTAGTCAAATGGCACTTCATGATACAACAGTAGAAAGATTAATGGCATTTGGTATTGCTGGACTATCAGTTGCTATAGACTCATTATCAGCTATTAAATTTGCTAAGGTTAAGCCAATTAGAAATGAAGCGGGAATAGCTATTAATTTTGAAGTAGAAGGAGAATTCCCTAAATACGGAAATGATGATGATAAAGCAGATGATTTAGGCGTAGCATTGGTTACCAAGTTCTCAAATGAACTTAAAAAACATCCATTATATAGAAATGCTAAACATACATTGTCAGCACTTACAATTACATCTAATGTTATGTATGGTAAAAAGACAGGTACAACTCCAGATGGTAGAAAGAAGGGCGAACCACTAGCACCAGGAGCTAATCCAATGCATGGTAGAGACATTAATGGAGCGCTAGCATCACTTAACTCAGTAGCTAAAATACCATATAATGAAATATGCCAAGATGGTGTGTCTAATACATTCTCAATTGTTCCAGAAGCACTTGGAAAAAATGAAGAGCAAAAGATTAACAACTTAGTTGCAATTTTAGATGGATATTTTGTTCAAGGAGCTCATCACTTAAATGTTAATGTTCTTAATAGACAAACATTGATTGATGCTATGGAAAATCCAGATAAATATCCAACACTAACAATTAGAGTTTCAGGATATGCAGTTAACTTTAGCAGATTATCAAAAGAACAACAATTAGAAGTTATAAGCAGAACATTCCATGAAAGTATCTAA
- a CDS encoding orotate phosphoribosyltransferase: MKAYKKEFIDFMIECGVLTFGDFVTKSGRKTPFFVNTGNYQTGNQLKRLGEFYAEAINENFGDDYDVLFGPAYKGIPLGVTTAIALSTSFDIDVKYCSNRKEVKDHGDTGILLGSKLKDGDKVLIVEDVTTAGTSIYETMPILKSQGNVNVKGLIISVDRMERGQGEQSALVEIREKFGFKTCAIVTMTEVIEYLYNREINGNILITDEIKARIDDYYKQYGAK, from the coding sequence ATGAAAGCTTATAAAAAAGAATTTATTGATTTTATGATAGAATGTGGAGTATTAACATTTGGAGATTTTGTTACTAAGAGTGGAAGAAAAACTCCTTTCTTTGTAAACACAGGGAATTATCAAACAGGAAATCAATTAAAGAGACTTGGAGAATTTTATGCAGAAGCTATAAATGAAAACTTTGGAGACGATTATGATGTATTATTTGGACCTGCATATAAAGGTATTCCATTAGGTGTTACAACAGCAATAGCACTTTCAACTTCATTCGATATCGATGTTAAGTATTGCTCAAACAGAAAAGAAGTAAAGGATCATGGAGATACAGGAATCCTTTTGGGAAGCAAATTAAAAGATGGGGATAAAGTATTGATAGTTGAAGATGTTACAACAGCAGGAACTTCAATTTATGAAACTATGCCTATCTTAAAAAGTCAAGGAAATGTTAATGTTAAAGGACTTATAATATCGGTAGATAGAATGGAAAGAGGTCAAGGAGAGCAATCAGCATTAGTTGAAATTAGAGAGAAATTTGGATTTAAAACTTGTGCTATAGTTACTATGACTGAAGTTATAGAATACCTATATAATAGAGAAATTAATGGGAATATACTTATAACTGATGAAATAAAAGCAAGAATTGATGACTATTACAAACAATACGGAGCGAAATAA
- a CDS encoding aspartate--ammonia ligase, translating to MDIQGIIIPKDYKGKYSLIETEIHIKKIKDFFEKSLAENLKLTRVSAPLFVEPNTGINDNLNGIERPVSFDLLEAKKDVQIVHSLAKWKRYSLFRYGFKQGDGLYTDMNAIRRDEVLDNLHSIYVDQWDWEKIIDKSERSIETLKNIVNKIYDTFKATETYACNELINEEKFLPEEIFFVTTQELEDTYPDKTPKEREDIIAKEKGAVFIMQIGGALKSGEKHDGRSPDYDDWTLNGDIIFYYPLLERAFEVSSMGIRVDEEALDKQLTIAGADDRRELKFHKMLLNGELPYTIGGGIGQSRICMYFLKKAHIGEVQSSVWDDKNTKICEENGITLL from the coding sequence ATGGATATTCAAGGTATAATTATTCCAAAAGATTACAAGGGGAAATATTCACTAATTGAAACAGAAATTCATATTAAAAAAATAAAGGATTTTTTTGAAAAATCTTTAGCAGAAAATTTAAAATTAACTAGAGTTTCAGCACCGTTATTTGTTGAACCTAACACAGGAATAAATGACAATTTAAATGGGATTGAAAGACCTGTTAGTTTTGATTTATTAGAAGCAAAAAAAGACGTACAAATAGTACATTCACTAGCAAAATGGAAAAGATATAGTCTTTTTAGATATGGCTTTAAGCAAGGCGATGGATTATACACTGATATGAATGCAATAAGAAGAGATGAAGTGTTAGACAACCTTCATTCTATATATGTAGATCAATGGGATTGGGAAAAGATAATTGATAAAAGTGAAAGAAGTATTGAAACTTTAAAGAATATTGTAAACAAAATTTATGATACATTTAAAGCAACTGAAACGTATGCTTGCAATGAATTAATAAATGAAGAAAAATTCTTACCAGAAGAAATATTCTTTGTAACTACACAAGAATTAGAAGATACATATCCAGATAAGACTCCTAAAGAAAGAGAAGATATTATAGCTAAAGAAAAAGGTGCAGTATTTATAATGCAAATTGGAGGCGCTTTAAAATCAGGCGAAAAGCATGATGGACGTTCTCCGGATTATGATGACTGGACATTAAATGGAGATATAATATTCTACTATCCACTTTTAGAAAGAGCATTTGAAGTATCATCTATGGGAATCAGAGTTGATGAAGAAGCATTAGATAAGCAATTAACTATTGCAGGTGCTGATGATAGAAGAGAGCTTAAGTTCCACAAAATGTTATTAAATGGAGAACTTCCATATACAATTGGTGGAGGAATCGGACAATCAAGAATATGTATGTACTTTTTGAAAAAGGCACATATTGGAGAAGTTCAATCATCTGTATGGGATGATAAAAATACTAAAATTTGTGAAGAAAATGGAATCACTTTACTTTAA
- a CDS encoding site-2 protease family protein, translating into MNSILNMILMIPGMLIAFTFHEYAHAYVADKLGDKTPRFQGRLTLNPIAHIDPLGFIAVLIFSFGWAKPVQTNPSAYKNYHKDDLKVSLAGPMANFLVAIVIAVILGFYVRFAYGVLPSALSGVLFSMIRFAIVINVNIGLFNLIPIPGLDGFSLLRDLRPNTFYRFEEKFYQYQMIIMVGLIFIGGRIISIPAGIIINALLSLASLVVNLF; encoded by the coding sequence ATGAATTCAATACTTAATATGATATTAATGATTCCAGGTATGCTTATTGCTTTTACATTCCATGAATATGCACATGCATACGTTGCAGATAAACTAGGAGATAAAACACCAAGATTTCAAGGAAGATTAACTTTGAATCCAATTGCACATATTGATCCACTAGGATTTATAGCAGTTTTAATTTTTAGTTTTGGATGGGCAAAGCCAGTACAAACTAATCCATCAGCATATAAAAATTATCATAAAGATGATTTGAAGGTAAGTTTAGCAGGGCCAATGGCAAATTTTTTAGTTGCTATAGTAATTGCAGTAATATTAGGATTTTATGTGAGATTTGCATATGGAGTTTTACCATCAGCATTATCTGGAGTACTATTTTCAATGATACGCTTTGCAATTGTAATTAATGTGAATATTGGTTTGTTTAATTTAATTCCAATACCGGGATTGGATGGGTTCAGCCTTTTAAGAGATTTACGTCCAAATACTTTTTATAGATTTGAAGAGAAATTCTATCAATATCAAATGATAATAATGGTAGGACTCATATTTATTGGAGGAAGAATAATTTCAATACCAGCAGGAATTATAATAAATGCATTATTAAGCCTTGCTTCTCTAGTAGTTAATCTATTTTAA
- a CDS encoding biotin--[acetyl-CoA-carboxylase] ligase, which yields MEDKILNELKISKDYISGEYLSSTLSVSRTAIWKHIKNLKSKGYIIEGISNKGYKLIYSPDLLNKSELLSLLKTSIIGKNIIHFDEIDSTNIKAKELAQKNIEDGSIIIAEKQTLGGGRFNRKWVSPSGGLWFTLVLRPTIPPNEAPKITQIAAASIYKTLRDFNINTTIKWPNDILLNDKKLCGILAEMKCDMDSVHYLVLGIGMNINIDDFDEDIKSIATSLKIQCTKQFERSEILARFLNHFEILYSKFVNNLDLSETISICREHSNIFGKQAKLITYNNEEIVTCISLSDTGDLIVKDSTGNEKSVLTGEISFNGMN from the coding sequence ATGGAAGATAAAATTTTAAATGAATTAAAAATATCTAAAGATTATATTTCTGGTGAATATTTAAGTTCAACATTAAGCGTTTCAAGAACTGCCATATGGAAACATATAAAAAACTTGAAATCAAAAGGTTATATAATAGAAGGTATATCAAATAAAGGCTATAAACTGATTTACTCCCCTGATTTATTGAATAAAAGTGAACTTTTATCCTTACTAAAAACATCTATAATCGGTAAAAATATAATTCACTTTGACGAAATAGATTCTACAAATATTAAAGCAAAGGAACTTGCACAAAAAAACATTGAAGACGGCAGTATAATAATTGCTGAAAAACAAACTCTTGGTGGGGGACGTTTCAATAGAAAATGGGTTTCTCCTAGTGGTGGACTTTGGTTTACTTTAGTCTTAAGACCAACCATTCCTCCAAATGAAGCTCCTAAGATAACTCAAATAGCAGCTGCTTCAATTTATAAAACTTTAAGAGATTTTAATATTAACACAACAATAAAATGGCCTAATGACATACTTCTAAATGATAAAAAGCTTTGTGGCATATTAGCTGAAATGAAATGTGATATGGATAGTGTACACTATTTAGTTTTAGGCATAGGTATGAATATTAATATAGATGATTTTGATGAAGATATAAAATCCATTGCAACCTCTCTAAAAATTCAATGTACTAAACAATTTGAAAGAAGCGAAATACTTGCAAGATTTTTAAATCACTTTGAAATATTATATAGTAAATTTGTAAATAATCTTGATCTTTCCGAGACAATTTCAATTTGTAGAGAGCACTCCAATATATTTGGAAAACAAGCAAAATTGATTACATATAACAATGAAGAAATTGTCACTTGTATTTCTTTATCGGACACAGGTGATCTTATTGTCAAAGACAGTACTGGAAATGAAAAATCAGTACTTACTGGTGAAATAAGTTTCAATGGAATGAACTAA